A DNA window from Arachis hypogaea cultivar Tifrunner chromosome 18, arahy.Tifrunner.gnm2.J5K5, whole genome shotgun sequence contains the following coding sequences:
- the LOC112771252 gene encoding ribonuclease TUDOR 1, whose product MASAAAGPGWFRGRVKAVPSGDCLVIVALSSSKPGRLPEKTLTLSSLIAPRLARRGGVDEPFAWESREFLRKLCIGKEVIFKVDYTVPSIGREFGSVMLGDKNVSLLVVSQGWAKVREQGQQKGEASPYLAELLQLEEQAKQEGLGRWSKVPGAAEASIRNLPPSALGGDDSKFNAMALLDAKKGVPMEAIVEQVRDGSTLRIYLLPEFQFVQVFVAGIQAPQMGRRATSESVVESELTTDDTNGDAAGETRAPLTSAQRLAASASIETSADPFAHEAKFFTEMRVLNRDVRIVLEGVDKYKNLIGSVYYSDGDSAKDLALELVENGYAKYVEWSANMMEEEAKRKLKNAELQAKKSRLRCWTNYVPPVTNSKAIHDQNFTGKVVEVVSGDCIIVADDSIPYGSPLAERRVNLSSIRCPKMGNPRRDEKPAAYAREAKEFLRTRLIGKQVNVQMEYSRKIAPTDGSAPSGGADNRVMDFGSVFLLSNAKPGGDDAPSSAPPTASQQMGANVAELVVARGFGTVIRHRDFEERSNFYDVLLAAEARATAAKKGIHSNKDSPVMHITDLTTSSSKKARDFLPFLHKSRKIPAVVEYVLSGHRFKLLIPKETCSIAFSFSGVRCPGRGEPYSEEAIALMRRKIMQRDVEIEVETVDRTGTFLGSLWESRTNVALTLLEAGLAKLQTSFGGDRIPDFHLLEQAEQSAKKKKLKIWENYVEGEEVSNGATPVENKQQEVLKVIVTEVLGGGKFYVQTVGDQKIASIQQQLASLNLKDAPVIGAFNPKKGDIVLCHFLADDSWYRAMVVNTPRGPVESPKDKFEVFYIDYGNQEEVTFSQLRPLDPSVSSAPGLAQLCSLAYIKVPNLEEDFGQEAAEYLSELTLSSGKEFRAKVEDKDISGGKTKGQGTGSVLAVTLVAVDAEISVNAAMLEQGLGRVEKRSRWDKKDRQLALDNLEQFQSEAKTSRHGIWQYGDIQSDDEDSAPPPRKAGGRR is encoded by the exons ATGGCGTCAGCAGCGGCTGGACCGGGTTGGTTCAGGGGAAGGGTGAAAGCAGTTCCTTCGGGGGACTGTTTGGTCATTGTGGCCTTGTCAAGCTCTAAGCCTGGTCGCCTTCCTGAGAAGACTCTCACCTTATCATCTCTCATTGCTCCTAGACTG GCACGTAGAGGTGGTGTGGATGAGCCGTTTGCGTGGGAAAGTAGAGAGTTTCTGAGGAAGCTCTGCATTGGGAAG gAGGTGATCTTCAAAGTTGATTACACTGTGCCTTCCATAGGCAGAGAGTTTGGGAGCGTTATGCTTGGTGACAAGAATGTTTCACTGCTGGTTGTTTCTCAAGGATGGGCAAAG GTCAGAGAGCAGGGGCAACAGAAAGGAGAGGCGAGTCCCTACCTTGCAGAGCTGTTACAATTGGAAGAACAAGCTAAACAAGAAGGTCTTGGTCGTTGGAGCAAG GTTCCTGGCGCTGCTGAGGCATCCATTAGAAATCTTCCACCTTCCGCCCTTGGAGGGGATGATAGTAAGTTCAATGCTATGGCTTTGTTAGATGCTAAAAAGGGAGTACCTATGGAAGCAATTGTTGAGCAGGTTCGTGATGGGAGTACCCTCAGGATATATTTGCTCCCAGAATTTCAGTTTGTACAAGTTTTTGTTGCTGGAATTCAG GCCCCACAAATGGGAAGGAGAGCTACATCTGAAAGTGTTGTTGAATCAGAGTTGACAACTGATGACACTAATGGAGATGCTGCAGGGGAAACTCGAGCCCCACTTACCTCTGCCCAAAGGCTTGCAGCTTCTGCATCCATTGAAACTTCTGCTGATCCTTTTGCACATGAAGCTAAATTTTTCACTGAGATGCGGGTGTTGAATCGAGAT GTTCGCATTGTCCTGGAAGGTGTCGATAAGTACAAAAATTTGATTGGGTCAGTGTATTATTCTGATGGTGATTCAGCAAAGGACCTGGCATTGGAGCTTGTGGAAAAT GGTTATGCCAAATATGTTGAGTGGAGTGCTAATATGATGGAAGAGGAGGCAAAGCGAAAGTTGAAGAATGCAGAGCTCCAGGCAAAGAAGAGCAGGTTAAGGTGTTGGACTAACTACGTTCCTCCCGTTACAAATTCAAAGGCAATTCATGACCAGAACTTTACTGGAAAG GTGGTGGAGGTTGTGAGTGGAGACTGCATCATTGTTGCTGATGATTCCATTCCATATGGTAGTCCTCTAGCTGAAAGGAGAGTTAACCTTTCAAGTATTAGGTGTCCAAAAATGGGCAATCCTCGTCGGGATGAAAAGCCAGCTGCCTATGCCCGCGAAGCAAAGGAGTTCTTGAGAACACGTCTCATTGGAAAACAA GTGAATGTTCAAATGGAGTATTCTAGAAAGATTGCTCCCACAGATGGATCTGCACCATCGGGAGGTGCTGATAACAGGGTGATGGATTTCGGATCAGTCTTCCTGTTGTCCAATGCAAAGCCTGGTGGTGATGATGCCCCTTCATCTGCTCCACCTACTGCAAGTCAGCAAATGGGGGCGAATGTTGCTGAGTTGGTAGTTGCACGTGGCTTCGGAACTGTCATTAGACATCGCGATTTTGAAGAAAGATCGAATTTCTATGATGTTCTTCTTGCTGCTGAAGCACGGGCCACTGCTGCAAAGAAAGGGATCCATTCTAACAAAGATTCTCCAGTGATGCATATAACTGATTTGACCACG TCGTCATCCAAGAAAGCCAGAGACTTCTTGCCTTTCCTACACAAAAGTAGAAAAATTCCTGCTGTTGTGGAATATGTACTCAGTGGACACCGATTCAAATTGTTGATTCCAAAAGAAACTTGTAGTATTGCCTTTTCATTCTCTGGTGTCAGATGTCCTGGACGTGGTGAGCCATATTCTGAAGAGGCAATTGCCTTGATGAGGCGGAAGATAATGCAGAGAGATGTTGAG ATTGAGGTCGAAACTGTTGATAGAACTGGAACATTCTTGGGGTCTTTATGGGAGTCCAGGACCAATGTGGCTTTGACACTACTTGAAGCTGGACTAGCAAAACTTCAAACTTCATTTGGAGGTGACAGAATTCCTGATTTTCACCTTCTGGAGCAAGCTGAACAATCTGCTAAGAAGAAAAAGCTTAAA ATCTGGGAGAATTATGTTGAAGGAGAAGAAGTATCTAATGGTGCGACACCTGTTGAAAACAAACAACAGGAAGTGCTTAAG GTTATTGTCACAGAAGTCTTGGGTGGTGGCAAATTCTATGTACAAACTGTTGGAGATCAAAAGATAGCATCTATTCAGCAGCAGCTTGCATCTTTGAACCTTAAGGATGCTCCAGTGATCGGTGCTTTCAATCCCAAGAAGGGTGACATAGTCCTTTGTCATTTTCTTGCTGATGACTCTTGGTATCGGGCAATG GTTGTCAATACACCTCGGGGACCAGTTGAATCTCCAAAGGACAAATTTGAGGTGTTTTACATTGATTATGGTAACCAAGAAGAAGTAACATTTAGTCAGTTACGACCTCTTGATCCGTCTGTTTCTTCTGCACCCGGTCTTGCTCAATTGTGCAGCCTTGCATACATTAAGGTTCCAAACTTGGAAGAGGATTTCGGGCAAGAAGCAGCCGAATATTTGAGCGAACTCACTTTGAGCAGTGGAAAAGAGTTCAGGGCCAAGGTTGAAGACAAAGATATTTCTGGAGGAAAAACTAAAGGTCAGGGTACTGGATCAGTCCTCGCAGTTACTCTCGTTGCCGTGGATGCCGAGATCAGTGTTAATGCTGCTATGCTAGAG CAAGGACTTGGTAGGGTAGAGAAAAGAAGCAGGTGGGACAAAAAAGATAGGCAGCTAGCCCTTGATAATTTGGAGCAGTTCCAGAGTGAAGCGAAGACTAGCCGTCACGGAATTTGGCAGTATGGAGACATTCAATCCGACGACGAAGACTCCGCTCCTCCTCCAAGAAAGGCCGGCGGCCGGAGATAA
- the LOC112771253 gene encoding uncharacterized protein: MDAVDYCIRRRLKQKLQHQLNQLAGETAQEAIDYDPIIPMMKVEAQEEGFMIKVVSERNCKGLLEFILEAFEDLGLDVLHARVSSVDTFSLETFGVKENNEDTRYMDAQSVEQAVSQAIQKWKKVN, from the exons atggatgcGGTGGATTATTGTATACGACGCCGTTTAAAGCAAAAGTTGCAACATCAACTGAACCAACTAGCAGGAGAAACAGCACAAGAAGCCATTGACTATGATCCAATAATTCCTATG ATGAAAGTTGAGGCACAAGAAGAGGGGTTCATGATAAAGGTGGTGAGTGAAAGGAATTGCAAGGGTTTGCTTGAGTTCATATTGGAAGCCTTTGAAGATCTGGGTCTTGATGTGCTCCATGCTAGGGTTTCTTCTGTTGACACCTTTTCTCTTGAAACATTTGGAGTTAAA GAGAACAATGAAGACACACGGTACATGGATGCACAATCAGTGGAACAAGCAGTGTCTCAAGCTATTCAGAAATGGAAGAAAGTGAATTAA
- the LOC112771256 gene encoding uncharacterized protein At4g14100, with protein MGAPMSSLFFLLLLLLLLPPSLSMASKPPPPTPSEWPLQFHSLIWYNRTGVLQKVELWYDFINGRNLNIIEEQLTNHVLYDVEWDNGTSFYYTLDPYQRECDVKHFPVGILRPNWLHGATYLGQRMVDNFLCNVWEKVHFIRYYEHVATKRPVKWVFFEGPPGYTAHVMTFEVGAVLDDPNWQAPVYCFTDEAKKENPNPKIASLQSLIMTWISLWKTATV; from the exons ATGGGGGCACCCATGTCTTCTttgttcttcctcctcctccttctacttctactccCCCCTTCTTTATCAATGGCATCAAAGCCACCACCACCAACCCCATCAGAGTGGCCACTCCAATTCCACTCCCTCATATGGTACAACAGAACCGGTGTCCTCCAGAAGGTGGAGCTATGGTACGACTtcataaatggcagaaacttgaACATCATCGAAGAACAACTCACGAATCATGTGTTGTACGATGTTGAGTGGGACAATGGCACCTCCTTCTACTACACTCTTGATCCTTATCAGAGGGAGTGTGATGTGAAGCATTTTCCTGTTGGGATTCTGAGGCCAAATTGGCTTCATGGTGCTACTTATTTGGGTCAGAGGATGGTTGATAACTTTCTTTGCAATGTTTGGGAGAAGGTTCATTTCATTCGCTATTATGAGCATGTTGCAACTAAAAGGCCTGTTAAGTGGGTCTTCTTTGAAG GTCCACCGGGGTACACTGCACATGTGATGACATTTGAGGTTGGTGCAGTTCTTGATGATCCAAATTGGCAAGCTCCTGTTTACTGTTTCACTGACGAGGCTAAGAAGGAAAATCCCAATCCCAAGATTGCTTCTCTCCAGAGTTTGATCATGACATGGATATCCCTTTGGAAAACGGCAACTGTGTAA
- the LOC112771254 gene encoding (+)-neomenthol dehydrogenase-like translates to MGHKEKSKERKEKRLHEISLLRTIPYSEHQRWWSKETIAVVTGGNRGIGFEISRQLLDHGVTVVLTSRDASVGIESMKVLQEGGLDHVDCHQLDVLDSSSINEFAEWLKEKYGGLDILVNNAGVNFNHGSDNSVENAKKVIDTNYYGTKSMIEAMIPLMKASSAGGRIVNVSSRLGRLNGKRNRIENEELREKLSNVETLTEELIDETLTKFLQQVEEGTWAQGGWPQTFTDYSVSKLAVNAYTRLMAKKLSERPEGQKIYINCYCPGWVKTALTGYAGSVTVEQGADTGVWLSLLPEIAITGKFFAERREINF, encoded by the exons ATGGGGCACAAAGAAAAATCTAAGGAACGAAAAGAGAAGAGATTGCATGAGATATCATTGTTGAGGACCATTCCTTATTCTGAACACCAAAG GTGGTGGTCAAAGGAAACCATTGCTGTGGTAACTGGTGGGAATAGAGGAATTGGGTTTGAGATTTCAAGACAACTTCTTGATCATGGAGTAACTGTTGTGTTGACATCAAGAGATGCAAGTGTTGGTATTGAATCAATGAAGGTCTTGCAAGAAGGTGGTCTTGATCATGTGGATTGTCACCAGCTTGATGTCTTAGATTCTTCATCTATCAATGAATTTGCTGAATGGTTGAAGGAAAAATATGGTGGTTTAGATATTCTG GTAAACAACGCTGGAGTAAATTTCAATCATGGGTCTGATAACTCAGTTGAAAATGCTAAGAAGGTTATAGATACAAATTATTATGGAACAAAgagtatgattgaagctatgATTCCTCTCATGAAAGCATCCTCTGCTGGTGGCCGGATTGTAAATGTCAGCTCTCGCTTAGGTCGTCTAAATGGCAAACGAAAT AGAATAGAGAATGAAGAATTGAGGGAGAAACTAAGTAATGTGGAAACCCTAACAGAGGAACTGATTGATGAAACCCTAACCAAATTCCTACAACAAGTGGAAGAAGGGACTTGGGCCCAAGGAGGGTGGCCTCAAACATTCACTGACTATTCAGTTTCAAAGCTTGCAGTGAATGCATACACAAGGCTTATGGCAAAGAAGCTTTCTGAGAGGCCAGAGGGCCAAAAGATTTACATCAATTGCTATTGTCCTGGTTGGGTCAAAACCGCCCTCACCGGCTACGCCGGAAGCGTCACCGTCGAACAAGGTGCTGATACTGGTGTCTGGCTCTCCCTTCTTCCTGAGATTGCCATCACTGGCAAGTTCTTTGCAGAAAGAAGGGAGATTAACTTTTAA
- the LOC112771255 gene encoding uncharacterized protein At4g14100 has product MATNKPNSAPPFLHHLLLLLLLLNLLPLPISSSRNPKESPVPIPADWPHQFHSVLFMNRSGALQKIDLWYDWINGRNLNIIQEQLDDVILYDAEWNNGTSFQFTVHPAEAKCDVFQLEVGILRPNWLDGANYLGQETVDNFVCNVWEKADFIVYYEDVASKRPVKWIFYSGYTAHVMTFEVGAVLDDPNWQAPLYCFTDENEKQTRISIRKRKSRSSSSFGRLMRRMAYSAHDHMEL; this is encoded by the exons ATGGCCACTAATAAACCCAATTCAGCACCGCCATTtctccaccacctcctcctccttctccttctcctcaaTCTGCTTCCACTTCCAATTTCATCATCACGAAACCCTAAAGAATCTCCAGTTCCAATTCCAGCAGATTGGCCGCACCAATTCCACTCGGTGCTGTTCATGAACAGAAGCGGAGCACTGCAAAAGATTGACCTATGGTACGACTGGATCAATGGGCGCAACTTGAACATCATTCAAGAACAGCTTGATGACGTCATCCTGTACGACGCCGAGTGGAACAACGGCACGTCGTTTCAGTTCACTGTCCATCCAGCTGAGGCGAAATGCGACGTGTTCCAACTGGAGGTTGGGATCCTGAGGCCCAATTGGCTGGACGGTGCTAACTACTTGGGCCAGGAGACGGTTGATAATTTTGTTTGCAATGTTTGGGAGAAAGCTGATTTCATTGTTTACTATGAGGATGTTGCTTCTAAGAGACCTGTTAAGTGGATCTTCTACTCAG GATACACTGCTCATGTGATGACATTTGAGGTTGGAGCAGTTCTTGATGATCCAAATTGGCAAGCTCCTCTGTATTGTTTCACTGATGAGAATGAGAAGCAAACAAGAATAagtataagaaaaagaaaaagtagaagCAGCTCCTCTTTTGGGAGGTTGATGAGGAGGATGGCTTATTCTGCACATGATCATATGGAATTATGA